The genomic window GAGATATGtcacatatactatacatctaAATAAAATGCACGCACGAAGNNNNNNNNNNNNNNNNNNNNNNNNNNNNNNNNNNNNNNNNNNNNNNNNNNNNNNNNNNNNNNNNNNNNNNNNNNNNNNNNNNNNNNNNNNNNNNNNNNNNNNNNNNNNNATTAAAActaaatacatactatatgcgCTTTTATGTCATTCCATGCAATGCAATTACTCACGACTTGGTGTTTGTGATCGAGATAAGTGGTTTAATATACTCTGACTCTTCAAAGAATGTTTGCAATGCTCTTAGTTGTCTGGAAAtgagtttattaatatattccgGGGTCATACCGAAGTATAATAacctgttttttatctttatttttttgtgtgtgtttaattcccTCACaatcgttttctttcttattcatactctctctgtcttattttaattttttccgtcCTACTTTCCGTTCAActgtccttccttctctttccttaaaTAATTTCTTCCCCTTATCTTcctgttcatcatcatcaatcaacatTATTACCAGCTACNNNNNNNNNNNNNNNNNNNNNNNNNNNNNNNNNNNNNNNNNNNNNNNNNNNNNNNCTACCACTACACCACTTGCCTCACCTCACGAAATTCCCATTGGGTCTGAACACTTGAACACGCCCGTTACCCGAGTCACCAACGAGGATGAATCCCTCAGCGTCGACCGCAATACACTCGGGGGATTCGAACTGGCCTTTGTGCTGCCCGCGAGATCCGAACATGAGGACCCTTTCGCCCGTTACGCCGTCAAATACCTGAAGAAGNNNNNNNNNNNNNNNNNNNNNNNNNNNNNNNNNNNNNNNNNNNNNNNNNNNNNNNNNNNNNNNNNNNNNNNNNNNNNNNNNNNNNNNNNNNNNNNNNNNNNNNNNNNNNNNNNNNNNNNNNNNNNNNNNNNNNNNNNNNNNNNNNNNNNNNNNNNNNNNNNNNNNNNNNNNNNNNNNNNNNNATCCACTTTCTACCTCTTCTTGGATaccatatattttcctttatgaCACAAGCGTATCAAGCTGACAGCGAAATTCCAAGGTATTTCACTTTCATACTGTTATAATACCGATAACTGAATCTGATAAAAAGACTTTggttctttttataatattatttacatgtaGTCTACAATAATACTTAAGACAACATATGCGTCTATGTCTTCTGGATACTacagtctccccctcccccagccaccgcaaaaaaaaaataNNNNNNNNNNNNNNNNNNNNNNNNNNNNNNNNNNNNNNNNNNNNNNNNNNNNNNNNNNNNNNNNNNNNNNNNNNNNNNNNNNNNNNNNNNNNNNNNNNNNNNNNNNNNNNNNNNNNNNNNNNNNNNNNNNNNNNNNNNNNNNNNNNNNNNNNNNNNNNNNNNNNNNNNNNNNNNNNNNNNNNNNNNNNNNNNNNNNNNNNNNNNNNNNNNNNNNNNNNNNNNNNNNNNNNNNNNNNNNNNNNNNNNNNNNNNNNNNNNNNNNNNNNNNNNNNNNNNNNTGGGCAGTATATCGTCGCTAATGAGTTTCTTAAATGCACGAATCTCACCTTAATCCTGTGGTTGCCCGTGTCCACCACATACACCCGAGAACCATCCAGACTCGCAGCCACGCCCGACGGCTCGTTAAACTCACTCTTGGTGAACCGACGCCCGTCCTTTAGTGTTTCTGAGGACACCACGCCCACTTCGCGCAGGAACACGCCGTCGCTATCCAAAATCTAAGGGAAGAATTAATGTGAGGATGGTCATCATTATNNNNNNNNNNNNNNNNNNNNNNNNNNNNNNNNNNNNNNNNNNNNNNNNNNNNNNNNNNNNNNNNNNNNNNNNNNNNNNNNNNNNNNNNNNNNNNNNNNNNNNNNNNNNNNNNNNNNNNNNNNNNNNNNNNNNNNNNNNNNNNNNNNNNNNNNNNNNNNNNNNNNNNNNNNNNNNNNNNNNNNNNNNNNNNNNNNNNNNNNNNNNNNNNNNNNNNNNNNNNNNNNNNNNNNNNNNNNNNNNNNNNNNNNNNNNNNNNNNNNNNNNNNNNNNNNNNNNNATATGATCTTTATGATACAATTCATTATAACATATAGAGTAGCTTGACGCAATATTCATGATATTGGTTTCCCAGgtgataaaaggaaatataattatGGCAACAactttggtaataataatgaccctTTTTTACCAGCATTGTTATTTCNNNNNNNNNNNNNNNNNNNNNNNNNNNNNNNNNNNNNNNNNNNNNNNNNNNNNNNNNNNNNNNNGTCAGCAAGAACACATTAAAATACAATGGCAAATAATCGAACAAAAAAGCTGCGAATCATTTGCTTACTTGTATGATGGTTACACGAATCATTAAattcagaaaataatgataataactggcaACTTcgcaataacaaataataacacacCAAACCTTGCGAATTTTTCTACTTGTTAAAGACGATTATACGTAtgggtaaaacatatatatttgcaggaactatatccataatataataatagtcattcTACAAATAACGTTAACAAACAGAAGTACATAAATCGCTTCCAGACTTTGTACGCGATGAGTACCTAGTATCgaccacaataataatatcaaacagaAGCACATAAATCGCTCCCTTACTTGTACACGATGATTGCACGTATCGGCCACGTAGATTCTCCCGAAGCGATCAGTGGCAATGCCCTCGGGGGAAATGAAGTGTCCGAAACCTTTCCCTTTTCGCCCCAACTGACGGATAAAGTTCCCGTCCGAATCGAACACGTGGATGCAGTGTTtccatttgtctgttttttgggggagaacgggaaaggaaagaaataatttGGTTTCTGATTCAGGACGGAGGCTGCGGCAGGGGAGGTTTTCAATAGTGAACGCAATGATCTGTGAAtttctgagtaaaaaaaaataactgaaaggtGATAGAAATgtgttaagggggaggggaggcaaggatCCCTGTTACCCctgcccttctccccctcctagtGGCGATGCCCCTTGGGAGAGGCGAAAGGAATTAGATTAGTTTCCGTGTTTGCGGAAAACGAAGCAAAGGTCATGATGTGCTTTCTAGTTTTGGCCTTCTGGAGCCTATATACGTTTAtaccaaatatatttatacaggATACAACGTAATGCGTATGTTCCTCACCGAATCAAACCTTCATTTTAGCGTATATTTATTTACCCGAAATAAAGACCTCCTTTGATACATGACTAAAAGCTATGCTGATTGGACACAGAAACTGCCCGTCTTTGCGTCCTCGTGACCCAAAGCTTGAGACTTGTCTTCCAGAGCTGTCGAACataaatattctgaaaaaaagaaagataaatattttgaatCTGAGACGGAGAAGTAATATGTGATcctattgttgatttttttttcttattcgcaaTAAACTTTGGAATCGTGAACACTCAACATNNNNNNNNNNNNNNNNNNNNNNNNNNNNNNNNNNNNNNNNNNNNNNNNNNNNNNNNNNNNNNNNNNNNNNNNNNNNNNNNNNNNNNNNNNNNNNNNNNNNNNNNNNNNNNNNNNNNNNNNNNNNNNNNNNNNNNNNNNNNNNNNNNNNNNNNNNNNNNNNNNNNNNNNNNNNNNNNNNNNNNNNNNNNNNNNNNNNNNNNNNNNNNNNNNNNNNNNNNNNNNNNNNNNNNNNNNNNNNNNNNNNNNNNNNNNNNNNNNNNNNNNNNNNNNNNNNNNNNNNNNNNNNNNNNNNNNNNNNNNNNNNNNNNNGCAGCAACATAATGACTACCACAACAGTGACAACCCTCTTCTTAAGCCCCAATCACTGCCACCCTTGAATATCGCTACGCCTCGCCTAAGTCATACCTGCAAGTGTCACTGCCAGACACAAATATCTGCGATGTCCACGGGCTGACGGCGACGCCCGCTGGCCTCTCTCCAAGGTGCTGCCCCCATCTGATTCTCGCCAGGGAACTCTTGCTTCTGTTGATAGCAAAAGCGATGAGCCGTGCGTTTAATAAGTTACGGGGGATAAGAGGGGATGCGCAGGGTGTATAtactgattttgttttgtttgtgtgtttgttattggtttgtttattgtgttgggggtataatttttcccctaaatgtgttttattcatttgtttatattcagtatttgtgttatttatttattttttttatttgttgttttcaaCTTGAATGGTCGTAAAAAATAATACACGATGCTTGCATGTAATGATTACGTACGTAATCATTACTGGTGCGTACCTTTTACTCAATCAAACATCACGTGCTTTCAGCAGTAATAACGTAGCACATGGTTTCAATAAAGAAAACTGGCTTCTGTGAAGCATTTCCTGAAGTACATTAACCATATTTTTGAGAATTTTGTGCATAAACTGGATATCATTTACACGCGCCagtcaaaacgttttttttttttttttacatatacttgCTGGNNNNNNNNNNNNNNNNNNNNNNNNNNNNNNNNNNNNNNNNNNNNNNNNNNNTAACAGACACGAAgaactaatatattaaaatgaatccATACGTGTcgatatacaaacacagacatctTTCATCATTAAACAGGAATCATCCAGTTTGCCTTTCGCGATTAAATATTCTGTTTTCGTTCATATCCTAGGAAGCAGTACCAACGCTTAGCTTTCAGAATACTAAACTGATATGTGAAAGTATCGTAGGATGACGAATTTAGGCCACAGAAGGGAATAGCATAGCATACCGAAAACTGAGTCTATTGTGCATAAAAACTGCTTCAATAAAAAAAGTCTAAATCATGCGAAACTGCGGACGTCATGATGTGTCTATTATAGAATANNNNNNNNNNNNNNNNNNNNNNNNNNNNNNNNNNNNNNNNNNNNNNNNNNNNNNNNNNNNNNNNNNNNNNNNNNNNNNNNNNNNNNNNNNNNNNNNNNNNNNNNNNNNNNNNNNNNNNNNNNNNNNNNNNNNNNNNNNNNNNNNNNNNNNNNNNNNNNNNNNNNNNNNNNNNNNNNNNNNNNNNNNNNNNNNNNNNNNNNNNNNNNNNNNNNNNNNNNNNNNNNNNNNNNNNNNNNNNNNNNNNNNNNNNNNNNNNNNNNNNNNNNNNNNNNNNNNNNNNNNNNNNNNNNNNNNNNNNNNNNNNNNNNNNNNNNNNNNNNNNNNNAAAATCCGCTGcactattttttcttgttattcatcTCTCCTNNNNNNNNNNNNNNNNNNNNNNNNNNNNNNNNNNNNNNNNNNNNNNNNNNNNNNNNNNNNNNNNNNNNNNNNNNNNNNNNNNNNNNNNNNNNNNNNNNNNNNNNNNNNNNNNNNNNNNNNNNNNNNNNNNNNNNNNNNNNNNNNNNNNNNNNNNNNNNNNNNNNNNNNNNNNNNNNNNNNNNNNNNNNNNNNNNNNNNNNNNNNNNNNNNNNNNNNNNNNNNNNNNNNNNNNNNNNNNNNNNNNNNNNNNNNNNNNNNNNNNNNNNNNNNNNNNNNNNNNNNNNNNNNNNNNNNNNNNNNNNNNNNNNNNNNNNNNNNNNNNNNNNNNNNNNNNNNNNNNNNNNNNNNNNNNNNNNNNNNNNNNNNNNNNNNNNNNNNNNNNNNNNNNNNNNNNNNNNNNNNNNNNNNNNNNNNNNNNNNNNNNNNNNNNNNNNNNNNNNNNNNNNNNNNNNNNNNNNNNNNNNNNNNNNNNNNNNNNNNNNNNNNNNNNNNNNNNNNNNNNNNNNNNNNNNNNNNNNNNNNNNNNNNNNNNNNNNNNNNNNNNNNNNNNNNNNNNNNNNNNNNNNNNNNNNNNNNNNNNNNNNNNNNNNNNNNNNNNNNNNNNNNNNNNNNNNNNNNNNNNNNNNNNNNNNNNNNNNNNNNNNNNNNNNNNNNNNNNNNNNNNNNNNNNNNNNNNNNNNNNNNNNNNNNNNNNNNNNNNNNNNNNNNNNNNNNNNNNNNNNNNNNNNNNNNNNNNNNNNNNNNNNNNNNNNNNNNNNNNNNNNNNNNNNNNNNNNNNNNNNNNNNNNNNNNNNNNNNNNNNNNNNNNNNNNNNNNNNNNNNNNNNNNNNNNNNNNNNNNNNNNNNNNNNNNNNNNNNNNNNNNNNNNNNNNNNNNNNNNNNNNNNNNNNNNNNNNNNNNNNNNNNNNNNNNNNNNNNNNNNNNNNNNNNNNNNNNNNNNNNNNNNNNNNNNNNNNNNNNNNNNNNNNNNNNNNNNNNNNNNNNNNNNNNNNNNNNNNNNNNNNNNNNNNNNNNNNNNNNNNNNNNNNNNttttttttcctttgtctctttaaGAAAACGGTATATATTTGAAAAGATACGAGTGTAAAGTTGGTTTTGTCACCACAAAACTTAATTCTACACCNNNNNNNNNNNNNNNNNNNNNNNNNNNNNNNNNNNNNNNNNNNNNNNNNNNNNNNNNNNNNNNNNNNNNNNNNNNNNNNNNNNNNNNNNNNNNNNNNNNNNNNNNNNNNNNNNNNNNNNNNNNNNNNNNNNNNNNNNNNNNNNNNNNNNNNNNNNNNNNNNNNNNNNNNNNNNNNNNNNNNNNNNNNNNNNNNNNNNNNNNNNNNNNNNNNNNNNNNNNNNNNNNNNNNNTTTTAATCAGAATCTTTCTATCGGACAACCGAAATTGCAAATCAGTTGAAAGGAGCTTAATTGCAATTTCCTGCTCACAGGCGAACCTGATTGCTAAAATCCCTTGCGTGGGAATTTTGCAATGATTCTGCAATATGGAAATATCTTACTTGTGCTGGCCAGTTTAGATTGATTCACTGATGTGGCTGCTTGAAAAGAACGTTATGATTGTGAAAATGATGAATATTGTTTGTGATGACGTGATTATAATGGTGGCTGAGtgtgattaaatatattatttaattatctgcGGGCAAACTCGATCTATAGAGTTATAAAATATTTGTCAATTAATATTCATGcatgatataaatatgaacaaTATTCCTGACACTCAGCATTAAAATGACCGCACGCAAATTTGTAAATAATCACTCGgtttaattatttttagaatGTGAACGTAGTCGATAATCATACAATTAAAGTTAACAGTAACTCCTAACTTAAATGCTTTCACATTCCATAAAATAAGATCTTTTTGAGACACGATCTTACGCTATATTATGTAACATAAACCCTATCCCCacctaaagaaaaaaactataatacttatttttttttttctcttcgcacGCTAACTGTAcacttaaataataaaattaatcccTTACTTATAAAGACTATAAGTACATGACTTGCATCTCATTTTCACAAGTTTTAATGAGTCAAATTGAAAATATACCCGCACCTATAAACAAGACTNNNNNNNNNNNNNNNNNNNNNNNNNNNNNNNNNNNNNNNNNNNNNNNNNNNNNNNNNNNNNNNNNNNNNNNNNNNNNNNNNNNNNNNNNNNNNNNNNNNNNNNNNNNNNNNNNNNNNNNNNNNNNNNNNNNNNNNNNNNNNNNNNNNNNNNNNNNNNNNNNNNNNNNNNNNNNNNNNNNNNNNNNNNNNNNNNNNNNNNNNNNNNNNNNNNAGACGACAAACCGTATATTATGACGTGTTTTTCCTCTTCACACTCCTATATTAATGTAACTTAAATTCTACCTTCACCTACACAGAAGACTATAATCCTTATGTATGACATGTTTTACTTCCTCACACTCTTAAAGTAAAATACCTAAATCTTCAACCTCACCAATAAAGAGGACGATAAAACTTAcgtatgacgttttttttcctcgCCACACTCAATAAAATAACTACAGCTGTGCCTTCACCTGTAAAGAAGACTATAATCCTTCTGCGTGActtgtttctcttctccctcttcggtCCTCACTTCCACTTGGGTTTCAGGGACTTCTATTGACGGCGTGCTCAGGGAGAAGGTGTTGTCGTCAAGGGTTACGCGAGGTCCTTTGGCAGCCGACACAGCTTTGACGAGATGGGAAAGCTTTGCGTGTAGGCGGCCCACTCTCTTCCACTGTAATGGGTGTAGAGAGTCAAAATGTACCGGTAATTTGTGTGGTATGATAGGAGGGAAGTGTATAAAGCCAGGAAATTTGTCTAAAaggtttattttgttatgttagtTAATAAAATTCTTTTTCGCCGTCATGGTATTAAAACGTAAGCATTTTTTGTATTAGTTCTTCAATTTGTGCGATCCATTGCAATTAACTCCCCTCCATTCCACAATGAAACGCATTATTCATCATTTGAATGCAGAATCTAGCTTTCAGAAATTAAGCAAATCTCCTGNNNNNNNNNNNNNNNNNNNNNNNNNNNNNNNNNNNNNNNNNNNNNNNNNTTCATATCATTTACCTCTACTGGCACATCGTCTTTCAAcgaaatgtttgtttttaataaGTTTGCAATGTCCTCAGCGAGGTTTTCTGACCGTTGTTGGttatcttttctcatttcttgtaCCTGTAATGCATTTATATCACAGTGTAATAAAATGTGTTGTAAATGCAATATATTCCATGTCCAGTGaactgtacctttttttttacaaaaaaatctcATATTAGCATCTGTACATTATAAAATGAGTATCTAATGTAATTGATATGAACACATAAGTAAAGTGTGTTTCTAATGAGTGTGAGTGTAATTCCTGAGAGTAAAGTGAGTTCTGGATATTCAAGGTAATGGATATGACGACATCTACATACCAGACATGCATGTAATGTAATGAGTATAAATacttaatacaaaataaaatgagcAAGTAGGAAagaataaattttgttttagaaTACCTGAGAGATTAGTCGACGTCCGTCTTCGTTCACCTGCTCTATACGCTCTGTCACCGCGTCCTTGATATTTTCCTCAAGTTTATCAAAGCGGAActgtacaaaataaatatataaagcatCAAGATTATTGACTGAAGATAGAACACGATAGAACAGTAATCACCATTCCAAGATATTAACTGATTCAGGTACATAAGTTTACGTCACACCTGGCACTATTAAACATAGCCTAAATGAATAACATTAGCTTAGTCTCTCTGGTAGAAAGAACCATAACATTTGATGTCATGATATGAGATAAAACTGttcttatatatatcaaatcactcAGGTCATTCACGTAAATGATCCATTGTAGGCTTGCTTCAGTTTACCTCGTCTTCTTCGACGCGATAGAAGAGGGTCTCACGGGCTGCCACCAAACGCTCTTGGAGTTCAACCACAGCATCTCGCACACTCAGAGCATGGCTGGCGCCACAGATATCGCACCACATCCGCCCACAATGTCCGCACTCACTGACGCCCACTGCCGTATGACAAGTGAAACACACGGGCGTGTCACCACACTGCCGCTGTTGTCGCAACACCTGCGCGCCCTTCGCTAATACCCTGTTGGTAGGTAACCCCACGACGCCCTCGTGCGGGACTTGCGCTGCTGCTCTGCATGACGGGCACGTGAACATCATCCTGGAGGGTATATTTAGTATGTTTACGTGTATTATCATAGGTGAATGCACATTGGAAATCTTAAAATGActaatgtaagtgtgtgtaactAAGATGAAAACGGTAGGTAACAAATTTCAAATTTCCAAAATTGCAAGAAAGAAATATTTACTTTTAGTCCTAGATGTGTGCATGCAGTCGTACCGTAAGGAATTGGTCATGTTCACGCACCTACATGAATTGACATAGTTCTGCAAGCAGACGAGGCAGAAGGAGTGGCCACACGGGAGGGAGCGCGGCCGGTGGAGGAGGTCCAGGCAGATGGCGCACGTGAGCTCGTCCTCGTCGAGGCTTTCGCTCTCGGGGGACGAGGACACCGAGGACGTGTCTGACGTCGAGGGGCCTCCAAAGCCGTTGACCGAGGAGGGTCGCTGCTGGTGCATGGACGCGGACCTCTTGGCGGGGGAACGCGGGAGCTTCCTCTGCAGCGACGCGGACCCCAGTGAGGACACCCCTGACGATGTAGAAGATCCCGGGGAGCCGCCGGGGCTCTCCCGAGAACGGATCTGGGGGTTTAACGCATCCCCGGCCGGTTTGAGGACGTCCGAGGAGGTGATGGGCGGGAGGTCTGTGTTGACAGACGTGTATCCTGTGATGACGACGTTGCTGTGGCCTGGCGGGTCCCTCCGCAGACTGCTGGCCGAGGACGACGACCGCTTGGGAAGCCGCCGGCGCTCGCTGGGCGGCTCCTGGGTCGTCGCCCCGGGCATCTTCACCTGcagacggggagagagaagggagggttaTCGCTTTGTCTCTCTGGCAGCCTTTCAGACGCGNNNNNNNNNNNNNNNNNNNNNNNNNNNNNNNNNNNNNNNNNNNNNNNNNNNNNNNNNNNNNNNNNNNNNNNNNNNNNNNNNNNNNNNNNNNNNNNNNNNNNNNNNNNNNNNNNNNNNNNNNNNNNNNNNNNNNNNNNNNNNNNNNNNNNNNNNNNNNNNNNNNNNNNNNNNNNNNNNNNNNNNNNNNNNNNNNNNNNNNNNNNNNNNNNNNNNNNNNNNNNNNCtaattaacagataaatagacggaCTGATCCGTAGATACACGGAGagcaaatatacataatttaagaGATAATCTGTAATCTCAGTTCTAGGTATCAATCTACTTGAACAAACAAGTCTTGAGTCCTCTCGTCATTTTCCTTGATCCTGCTGGCGACAGGCCTGGCAGAGGAGGATGGGTATTTCCCGCACATTTCTTATAACATTCGACACAAGTCAAAAACTCGTTAGCATTGCCTCGCTACCATTAGTCGATCTTAGTTGTTAGTCTTATGTGTCGAGTTAGTGTTATCTTCCTTTAACTATTAATATTTCGCTTTTTTTCGTATGTTTGTGAGAAAAGTCAAGTATGGATTTTTCACTGACTATCGTCACAAACTAGTGTAAATACATCATTCAcaaattttagttttgttttgNNNNNNNNNNNNNNNNNNNNNNNNNNNNNNNNNNNNNNNNNNNNNNNNNNNNNNNNNNNNNNNNNNNNNNNNNNNNNNNNNNNNNNNNNNNNNNNNNNNNNNNNNNNNNNNNNNNNNNNNNNNNNNNNNNNNNNNNNNNNNNNNNNNNNNNNNNNNNNNNNNNNNNNNNNNNNNNNNNNNNNNNNNNNNNNNNNNNNNNNNNNNNNNNNNNNNNNNNNNNNNNNNNNNNNNNNNNNNNNNNNNNNNNNNNNNNNNNNNNNNNNNNNNNNNNNNNNNNNNNNNNNNNNNNNNNNNNNNNNNNNNNNNNNNNNNNNNNNNNNNNNNNNNNNNNNNNNNNNNNNNNNNNNNNNNNNNNNNNNNNNNNNNNNNNNNNNNNNNNNNNNNNNNNNNNNNNNNNNNNNNNNNNNNNNNNNNNNNNNNNNNNNNNNNNNNNNNNNNNNNNNNNNNNNNNNNNNNNNNNNNNNNNNNNNNNNNNNNNNNNNNNNNNNNNNNNNNNNNNNNNNNNNNNNNNNNNNNNNNNNNNNNNNNNNNNNNNNNNNNNNNNNNNNNNNNNNNNNNNNNNNNNNNNNNNNNNNNNNNNNNNNNNNNNNNNNNNNNNNNNNNNNNNNNNNNNNNNNNNNNNNNNNNNNNNNNNNNNNNNNNNNNNNNNNNNNNNNNNNNNNNNNNNNNNNNNNNNNNNNNNNNNNNNNNNNNNNNNNNNNNNNNNNNNNNNNNNNNNNNNNNNNNNNNNNNNNNNNNNNNNNNNNNNNNNNNNNNNNNNNNNNNNNNNNNNNNNNNNNNNNNNNNNNNNNNNNNNNNNNNNNNNNNNNNNNNNNNNNNNNNNNNNNNNNNNNNNNNNNNNNNNNNNNNNNNNNNNNNNNNNNNNNNNNNNNNNNNNNNNNNNNNNNNNNNNNNNNNNNNNNNNNNNNNNNNNNNNNNNNNNNNNNNNNNNNNNNNNNNNNNNNNNNNNNNNNNNNNNNNNNNNNNNNNNNNNTGTCGAAACCACAAATACTAGATATCAACCACAATTAAATTCTAAATTAACAATTTCAATTCCACNNNNNNNNNNNNNNNNNNNACAAGATAAAGTACCCTTGTCGAAAAATGCTTCAGAGCGCAGACTCGATAACTAGTAGGGCAGGTTAGCTGGGAATTATGTGGCTGGTACGGTTATCATATGACAGGNNNNNNNNNNNNNNNNNNNNNNNNNNNNNNNNNNNNNNNNNNNNNNNNNNNNNNNNNNNNNNNNNNNNNNNNNNNNNNNNNNNNNNNNNNNNNNNNNNNNNNNNNNNNNNNNNNNNNNNNNNNNNNNNNNNNNNNNNNNNNNNNNNNNNNNNNNNNNNNNNNNNNNNNNNNNNNNNNNNNNNNNNNNNNNNNNNNNNNNNNNNNNNNNNNNNNNNNNNNNNNNNNNNNNNNNNNNNNNNNNNNNNNNNNNNNNNNNNNNNNNNNNNNNNNNNNNNNNNNNNNNNNNNNNNNNNNNNNNNNNNNNNNNNNNNNNNNNNNNNNNNNNNNNNNNNNNNNNNNNNNNNNNNNNNNNNNNNNNNNNNNNNNNNNNNNNNNNNNNNNNNNNNNNNNNNNNNNNNNNNNNNNNNNNNNNNNNNNNNNNNNNNNNNNNNNNNNNNNNNNNNNNNNNNNNNNNNNNNNNNNNNNNNNNNNNNNNNNNNNNNNNNNNNNNNNNNNNNNNNNNNNNNNNNNNNNNNNNNNNNNNNNNNNNNNNNNNNNNNNNNNNNNNNNNNNNNNNNNNNNNNNNNNNNNNNNNNNNNNNNNNNNNNNNNNNCTGGGATACTTGGAAACCGTCAGATTGTGTACAATactacacaaaaataaattaaataaaacttatAATTAGCTACTGACCTGCAATACTAANNNNNNNNNNNNNNNNNNNNNNNNNNNNNNNNNNNNNNNNNNNNNATAAatcagtctgaaaaaaaaaatcatccgacAAGATTAGACAGGGGAANNNNNNNNNNNNNNNNNNNNNNNNNNNNNNNNNNNNCTACCATCAAAGAGCTGATTaagcgccaaaatctagcgcAATCTGAAACGGTCGTGAATGTAGCtcattttcttgtgtttatttgCTGAAAGAGTTGTTGGGAAATTGATACTGGATATTTTTGGATCTGTGATGTAATTCGTATAAAAGACTGGGAAATTTCAAGTGGTATGCCTTAGTNNNNNNNNNNNNNNNNNNNNNNNNNNNNNNNNNNNNNNNNNNNNNNNNNNNNNNNNNNNNNNNNNNNNNNNNNNNNNNNNNNNNNNNNNNNNNGAAATCTACATACACTTCTCACCAATATAGTAGTTTATCTTCATTTTGTCAATTTTTGCATATTTCATtccatacattataatatataggtggcATAACTATCAAAAGGTACCCATCAACACGATAAACTACAAACATTAATTGTGTAAAAACTTTCACTTGATAAAGTCTCTCTGGAACTGCTGATCTAGCGCCAAAATCTAGCGCTGTCTAAAAGTGTGCTTGTT from Penaeus monodon isolate SGIC_2016 chromosome 23, NSTDA_Pmon_1, whole genome shotgun sequence includes these protein-coding regions:
- the LOC119587961 gene encoding RING finger protein nhl-1-like isoform X2; its protein translation is MASKAKVKMPGATTQEPPSERRRLPKRSSSSASSLRRDPPGHSNVVITGYTSVNTDLPPITSSDVLKPAGDALNPQIRSRESPGGSPGSSTSSGVSSLGSASLQRKLPRSPAKRSASMHQQRPSSVNGFGGPSTSDTSSVSSSPESESLDEDELTCAICLDLLHRPRSLPCGHSFCLVCLQNYVNSCRMMFTCPSCRAAAQVPHEGVVGLPTNRVLAKGAQVLRQQRQCGDTPVCFTCHTAVGVSECGHCGRMWCDICGASHALSVRDAVVELQERLVAARETLFYRVEEDEFRFDKLEENIKDAVTERIEQVNEDGRRLISQWKRVGRLHAKLSHLVKAVSAAKGPRVTLDDNTFSLSTPSIEVPETQVEVRTEEGEEKQVTQKDYSLLYRSKSSLARIRWGQHLGERPAGVAVSPWTSQIFVSGSDTCRIFMFDSSGRQVSSFGSRGRKDGQFLCPISIAFSHVSKEVFISDKWKHCIHVFDSDGNFIRQLGRKGKGFGHFISPEGIATDRFGRIYVADTCNHRVQILDSDGVFLREVGVVSSETLKDGRRFTKSEFNEPSGVAASLDGSRVYVVDTGNHRIKVFDGVTGERVLMFGSRGQHKGQFESPECIAVDAEGFILVGDSGNGRVQVFRPNGNFVRYLGTRGNCHGEFGWVSGIAVSKNLDVVVTDFKNNLVAMF
- the LOC119587961 gene encoding RING finger protein nhl-1-like isoform X1; translation: MASKAKVKMPGATTQEPPSERRRLPKRSSSSASSLRRDPPGHSNVVITGYTSVNTDLPPITSSDVLKPAGDALNPQIRSRESPGGSPGSSTSSGVSSLGSASLQRKLPRSPAKRSASMHQQRPSSVNGFGGPSTSDTSSVSSSPESESLDEDELTCAICLDLLHRPRSLPCGHSFCLVCLQNYVNSCRMMFTCPSCRAAAQVPHEGVVGLPTNRVLAKGAQVLRQQRQCGDTPVCFTCHTAVGVSECGHCGRMWCDICGASHALSVRDAVVELQERLVAARETLFYRVEEDEFRFDKLEENIKDAVTERIEQVNEDGRRLISQVQEMRKDNQQRSENLAEDIANLLKTNISLKDDVPVEWKRVGRLHAKLSHLVKAVSAAKGPRVTLDDNTFSLSTPSIEVPETQVEVRTEEGEEKQVTQKDYSLLYRSKSSLARIRWGQHLGERPAGVAVSPWTSQIFVSGSDTCRIFMFDSSGRQVSSFGSRGRKDGQFLCPISIAFSHVSKEVFISDKWKHCIHVFDSDGNFIRQLGRKGKGFGHFISPEGIATDRFGRIYVADTCNHRVQILDSDGVFLREVGVVSSETLKDGRRFTKSEFNEPSGVAASLDGSRVYVVDTGNHRIKVFDGVTGERVLMFGSRGQHKGQFESPECIAVDAEGFILVGDSGNGRVQVFRPNGNFVRYLGTRGNCHGEFGWVSGIAVSKNLDVVVTDFKNNLVAMF